Proteins from a genomic interval of Streptomyces sp. NBC_00820:
- a CDS encoding 5'-nucleotidase yields the protein MPPYSLENRLVIGIASSALFDLAESDGVFRQEGEEGYRTYQRSNLDNTLRPGVAFSFIRRILSLNDLNPEGDPLVEVIVLSRNDPDTGLRVMRSIKSHGLPISRAIFTQGRAPYKFMRALHMSLFLSAHENDVREAVAAGLPAGRVLGSAVADDTRDRDLRIAFDFDGVLAGDESERVFQRDGLEGFRAHETMNVATPHDAGPLRDFLREINKLQRREEERRKKDEDYVIRVHVSIVTARNAPAHERAVLSLNKWGVRVNDAFFLGGIDKSSIMDVLRPHIFFDDQEVHLQGTSQTTPSVHIPFGVVNHGESAETPE from the coding sequence ATGCCGCCCTACAGCCTCGAAAACCGGCTGGTCATCGGAATAGCCTCAAGTGCGCTCTTCGACCTCGCTGAGTCCGACGGGGTGTTCCGGCAGGAAGGCGAGGAGGGGTACCGCACCTACCAGCGGTCCAACCTCGACAACACCCTCCGGCCCGGTGTCGCCTTTTCCTTCATTCGCCGCATCCTGTCGCTGAACGACCTGAACCCAGAAGGCGATCCCCTCGTCGAGGTGATCGTCCTGTCCCGCAACGATCCCGACACCGGGCTCCGGGTCATGCGGTCCATAAAGTCGCACGGCCTGCCCATAAGCCGCGCCATATTCACGCAAGGCCGGGCACCGTACAAGTTCATGCGCGCCCTGCACATGTCGCTGTTCCTGTCCGCGCACGAGAACGACGTCCGGGAGGCCGTGGCCGCGGGACTGCCCGCCGGCCGGGTCCTCGGCTCCGCCGTCGCCGACGACACCAGGGACAGGGACCTGCGGATCGCCTTCGACTTCGACGGCGTCCTCGCCGGTGACGAATCGGAGCGCGTCTTCCAGCGGGACGGCCTGGAGGGATTCCGCGCCCACGAGACCATGAACGTGGCGACCCCGCACGACGCGGGTCCACTGCGGGACTTCCTGCGCGAGATCAACAAGCTGCAGCGAAGGGAGGAGGAACGCCGCAAGAAGGACGAGGACTACGTGATCCGCGTTCACGTGTCCATCGTCACCGCACGCAACGCGCCGGCACACGAGCGCGCCGTACTGAGTCTGAACAAGTGGGGAGTGAGGGTCAACGACGCCTTCTTCCTCGGCGGCATCGACAAGAGTTCGATCATGGACGTACTGAGGCCCCACATCTTCTTCGACGACCAGGAAGTCCACCTCCAGGGAACGTCCCAGACGACCCCGAGCGTCCACATCCCATTCGGGGTGGTCAACCACGGGGAGAGCGCCGAGACGCCCGAATAG
- a CDS encoding extracellular solute-binding protein, with amino-acid sequence MHRTSPLSASVSRRSLLRALGGTAALGALAGCGVRGAYVQPGDRAVPDRSATDKRLIFSNWPLYIDTDDDDLSKRPTLDAFERKTGISVDYVEEINDNDEFFGKISPALMNHQSTGRDLIVISDWMCARYVRLGWVQRMDRAHQPNVAKYLDPLLRSPAFDPGRMFTLPWQSGITGIAYNRRRLGREIRGVKDLWAKDLKGRVTLLSGLDEAFALLMQGNGVDITRWKADDFHAVCDEVEREVRRGQIRRFTGNDYTKDLVSGDVLACQAYSGDVIQLQADNPDIRFVVPEEGAELWSDSLMIPDRASHKANAERLMDYYYDPEVAAELAAWVNYVCPVPAAREVLAAAKDKDTAALADNPLIFPDGTMRERLAIARDITSTERLEFSQRWNKIVGL; translated from the coding sequence GTGCATCGGACTTCCCCTCTTTCCGCCTCTGTGTCCCGCCGCTCGCTGCTGCGCGCGCTCGGTGGGACCGCCGCGCTCGGCGCTCTGGCCGGCTGCGGTGTGCGGGGCGCCTACGTCCAGCCCGGTGACCGTGCCGTGCCCGACAGGTCCGCCACGGACAAGAGGCTGATCTTCTCGAACTGGCCGCTATACATCGACACGGACGACGACGATCTCAGCAAGCGGCCCACGCTCGACGCCTTCGAGAGGAAGACCGGCATCTCCGTCGACTACGTCGAGGAGATCAACGACAACGACGAGTTCTTCGGCAAGATCAGCCCCGCGCTGATGAACCACCAGTCGACCGGCCGCGACCTGATCGTCATCAGCGACTGGATGTGCGCCCGGTACGTGCGGCTGGGCTGGGTGCAGCGGATGGACCGCGCGCACCAGCCGAACGTGGCGAAGTACCTCGACCCGCTGCTGCGCTCGCCCGCCTTCGATCCGGGCCGCATGTTCACGCTGCCCTGGCAGTCGGGGATCACCGGCATCGCGTACAACCGCCGCAGGCTGGGGCGCGAGATACGCGGCGTGAAGGACCTGTGGGCGAAGGACCTCAAGGGCAGGGTGACGCTGCTGTCCGGTCTCGACGAGGCGTTCGCGCTGCTGATGCAGGGCAACGGGGTGGACATCACCCGCTGGAAGGCCGACGACTTCCACGCCGTCTGCGACGAGGTGGAGCGCGAGGTCCGCCGTGGCCAGATCCGCCGCTTCACCGGCAACGACTACACCAAGGACCTGGTCAGCGGCGACGTCCTCGCCTGCCAGGCCTACTCCGGAGACGTCATCCAGCTCCAGGCGGACAACCCCGACATCCGCTTCGTCGTCCCCGAGGAGGGCGCCGAACTCTGGTCCGACTCGCTCATGATCCCGGACCGGGCGAGCCACAAGGCCAACGCCGAACGCCTGATGGACTACTACTACGACCCCGAGGTCGCCGCGGAGCTCGCCGCCTGGGTCAACTACGTCTGCCCGGTCCCCGCGGCCAGGGAAGTCCTCGCCGCCGCCAAGGACAAGGACACCGCGGCCCTCGCGGACAACCCCCTGATCTTCCCCGACGGCACCATGCGCGAGCGCCTCGCCATCGCCCGGGACATCACCTCCACGGAACGGCTGGAGTTCTCGCAGCGGTGGAACAAGATCGTGGGGCTGTAG
- the ltnD gene encoding L-threonate dehydrogenase — translation MNDQERSAAPRVGVVGLGAMGLGMARSLRSAGYDVGVHDLRAEVAAEFAREGGAAFPTPGELAAAVDVLIGVVVNAAQVEAVLFGEDGAARRLRPGAVFVMCSTVDPAWSAELGDRLAESGVLYLDAPISGGAARAAAGELTMMTSGPAVAYALAGPVLDAMSATVYRLGESAGLGSKVKVVNQLLAGVHIAAAAEAMALGIRAGVPAEALYEVITHSAGNSWMFENRMAHVLAGDYTPLSAVDIFVKDLGIVLDSARPERFPLPLAATAHQMFLQASASGLGGEDDSAVIKIFPGIDLPKPMEG, via the coding sequence ATGAACGACCAGGAGAGGTCCGCCGCGCCGCGTGTCGGTGTGGTGGGACTCGGGGCCATGGGACTCGGGATGGCGCGTAGCCTGCGGAGCGCGGGGTACGACGTGGGGGTCCACGACCTGAGGGCCGAGGTGGCCGCGGAGTTCGCCCGGGAGGGCGGAGCGGCGTTCCCGACCCCGGGTGAACTGGCCGCCGCGGTGGACGTCCTGATCGGCGTGGTGGTCAACGCGGCCCAGGTCGAAGCGGTGTTGTTCGGTGAGGACGGCGCCGCCCGGCGACTGCGGCCCGGCGCCGTGTTCGTGATGTGCTCCACCGTCGATCCCGCGTGGTCCGCCGAACTCGGGGACCGGCTGGCCGAGTCGGGCGTGCTGTACCTGGACGCCCCGATCTCCGGTGGTGCCGCGCGTGCCGCGGCCGGTGAGCTGACCATGATGACGTCCGGGCCGGCCGTGGCGTACGCGCTCGCCGGTCCGGTGCTCGACGCCATGAGCGCCACCGTCTACCGCCTGGGGGAGAGCGCCGGGCTCGGCTCCAAGGTCAAGGTCGTGAACCAGCTGCTCGCGGGCGTGCACATCGCCGCCGCCGCCGAGGCGATGGCGCTGGGCATCAGGGCCGGCGTTCCGGCCGAGGCGCTGTACGAGGTCATCACCCACAGCGCCGGGAACTCCTGGATGTTCGAGAACCGCATGGCGCACGTGCTCGCCGGTGACTACACGCCCCTGTCCGCCGTCGACATCTTCGTCAAGGACCTGGGGATCGTGCTCGACTCCGCCCGCCCGGAGCGGTTCCCGCTGCCGCTCGCCGCCACCGCCCACCAGATGTTCCTTCAGGCGTCGGCGTCCGGTCTGGGTGGCGAGGACGACAGTGCGGTGATCAAGATCTTCCCCGGGATCGACCTGCCGAAGCCGATGGAGGGCTGA
- a CDS encoding aspartate aminotransferase family protein — protein MTEKDLSRTAYDHLWMHFTRMSSYENSPVPTIVRGEGTYIYDDKGRRYLDGLAGLFVVQAGHGRTELAETAFKQAQELAFFPVWSYAHPKAIELAERLADYAPGDLNKVFFTTGGGEAVETAWKLAKQYFKLKGKPGKHKVISRALAYHGTPQGALSITGLPALKAPFEPLVPGAHKVPNTNIYRAPVFGDDPEAFGRWAADQIEQQILFEGPDTVAAVFVEPVQNAGGCFPPPPGYFRRVREICDQYDVLLVSDEVICAFGRLGTMFACDKFGYVPDMITCAKGMTSGYSPIGACIVSDRVAEPFYKEDNVFLHGYTFGGHPVSAAVGLANLDLFERENLNQHVLDNEGAFLKTLQKLHDLPIVGDVRGNGFFYGIELVKDKNTKESFNAEETERILYGYVSKALFENGLYCRADDRGDPVVQLAPPLISNQETFDEIEQILRATLTEAWTKL, from the coding sequence GTGACCGAGAAGGACCTCAGCCGCACCGCGTACGACCACCTGTGGATGCACTTCACCCGCATGTCCTCGTACGAGAACTCCCCCGTCCCGACGATCGTCCGGGGTGAGGGCACCTACATCTACGACGACAAGGGCAGGCGCTACCTCGACGGGCTCGCGGGGCTGTTCGTGGTCCAGGCCGGTCACGGCCGCACCGAACTCGCCGAGACCGCCTTCAAGCAGGCCCAGGAGCTGGCCTTCTTCCCGGTGTGGTCCTACGCCCACCCCAAGGCGATCGAACTGGCCGAGCGCCTGGCCGACTACGCCCCGGGCGACCTGAACAAGGTCTTCTTCACCACCGGCGGCGGCGAGGCCGTCGAGACCGCCTGGAAGCTCGCCAAGCAGTACTTCAAGCTGAAGGGCAAGCCGGGCAAGCACAAGGTCATCTCGCGTGCGCTCGCCTACCACGGCACCCCGCAGGGCGCGCTCTCCATCACCGGCCTGCCGGCCCTGAAGGCCCCCTTCGAGCCGCTGGTCCCGGGCGCCCACAAGGTCCCGAACACCAACATCTACCGCGCCCCGGTATTCGGCGACGACCCGGAGGCCTTCGGCCGCTGGGCCGCCGACCAGATCGAGCAGCAGATCCTCTTCGAGGGCCCGGACACCGTCGCCGCGGTCTTCGTGGAGCCGGTGCAGAACGCCGGCGGCTGCTTCCCGCCGCCGCCCGGCTACTTCCGGCGCGTGCGCGAGATCTGCGACCAGTACGACGTCCTGCTCGTGTCGGACGAGGTCATCTGCGCCTTCGGCCGCCTGGGCACGATGTTCGCCTGCGACAAGTTCGGCTACGTCCCGGACATGATCACCTGCGCCAAGGGCATGACCTCGGGCTACTCCCCGATCGGCGCCTGCATCGTCTCCGACCGCGTCGCCGAGCCGTTCTACAAGGAGGACAACGTCTTCCTGCACGGCTACACCTTCGGCGGCCACCCGGTCTCCGCGGCGGTGGGCCTGGCCAACCTCGACCTGTTCGAGCGCGAGAACCTCAACCAGCACGTGCTGGACAACGAGGGCGCCTTCCTGAAGACCCTGCAGAAGCTGCACGACCTGCCGATCGTCGGCGACGTGCGCGGCAACGGCTTCTTCTACGGCATCGAGCTGGTCAAGGACAAGAACACCAAGGAGTCCTTCAACGCCGAGGAGACCGAGCGGATCCTCTACGGCTACGTCTCCAAGGCCCTGTTCGAGAACGGCCTGTACTGCCGTGCCGACGACCGCGGCGACCCGGTCGTCCAGCTCGCCCCGCCGCTGATCTCCAACCAGGAGACCTTCGACGAGATCGAGCAGATACTGCGCGCCACCCTCACGGAGGCGTGGACGAAGCTCTGA
- the otnK gene encoding 3-oxo-tetronate kinase, protein MGIRLGCIADDFTGATDLANNLVRAGMRVVQLIDVPDDGDERAARQARDADAVVIALKSRTVPAADAVEASLRALAWLRSTGAEQIYFKYCSTFDSTPAGNIGPVTEALMDALGTDFTVATPAFPDNGRTVFKGHLFVGDVLLSDSGMRHHPLTPMTDSNLVAVLGAQTTRTVGLVDHTVVAGGADTIRARIGELREQGVGLAVVDAVSNDDLVRLGEAVRELPLVTAGSGLAIGLPANWGLKSSAAAAQLPPAGGYRAVVSGSVSVATNGQVREFLDSGRPAFSVDPLRIAAGEDVAGEALAFADAHLADGPVLVYSTETPDAVRDVQGRLGAAEAGELVERTLARVAQGLVERGVRQLVVAGGETSGAVVQALGITGLRIGPQIDPGVPWCAATLSDGDTLHITLKSGNFGGPGFFSESFALLEAS, encoded by the coding sequence ATGGGAATCCGACTCGGCTGCATCGCCGACGACTTCACGGGCGCCACGGACCTGGCGAACAACCTGGTGCGTGCGGGCATGCGCGTGGTCCAGCTGATCGACGTACCGGACGACGGCGACGAGCGGGCCGCCCGGCAGGCGCGGGACGCGGACGCCGTGGTCATCGCGCTCAAGTCGCGCACCGTGCCGGCCGCCGACGCCGTCGAGGCGTCGCTGCGGGCGCTGGCCTGGCTGCGCAGCACGGGCGCCGAGCAGATCTACTTCAAGTACTGCTCGACCTTCGACTCGACGCCGGCCGGCAACATCGGCCCGGTCACAGAGGCCCTGATGGACGCGCTCGGCACCGACTTCACGGTCGCGACCCCGGCGTTCCCCGACAACGGACGCACGGTCTTCAAGGGCCACCTGTTCGTGGGTGACGTGCTGCTCAGCGACAGCGGCATGCGGCATCACCCGCTCACGCCGATGACCGACTCCAACCTGGTGGCGGTCCTCGGCGCGCAGACCACGCGGACGGTCGGGCTCGTCGATCACACGGTCGTCGCCGGGGGAGCGGACACGATCCGGGCCCGCATCGGCGAGCTGCGGGAGCAGGGTGTCGGGCTCGCCGTCGTCGACGCCGTCTCCAACGACGACCTCGTGCGCCTGGGCGAGGCCGTCCGTGAACTGCCCCTGGTGACCGCCGGTTCGGGGCTGGCCATCGGGCTCCCCGCCAACTGGGGACTCAAGTCGTCCGCCGCCGCTGCCCAGTTGCCGCCCGCCGGCGGATACCGGGCCGTGGTCTCCGGGTCGGTCTCCGTGGCCACGAACGGGCAGGTCCGGGAGTTCCTGGACAGTGGGCGGCCCGCGTTCAGCGTGGATCCGCTGCGCATCGCGGCCGGCGAGGACGTGGCCGGCGAGGCCCTGGCCTTCGCCGACGCCCACCTCGCCGACGGTCCCGTCCTCGTCTACTCCACCGAGACGCCCGACGCGGTGCGCGACGTCCAGGGCCGGCTCGGCGCGGCCGAGGCCGGCGAGCTGGTGGAGCGGACCCTCGCCCGGGTCGCCCAGGGGCTGGTGGAGCGCGGGGTGCGACAGCTCGTCGTCGCGGGCGGAGAGACCTCGGGCGCGGTCGTCCAGGCGCTCGGCATCACCGGACTCCGGATCGGTCCGCAGATCGACCCCGGCGTGCCCTGGTGCGCGGCGACCCTGTCCGACGGGGACACGCTGCACATCACGCTCAAGTCCGGGAACTTCGGCGGCCCCGGCTTCTTCTCCGAGTCGTTCGCCCTCCTGGAGGCGTCGTGA
- a CDS encoding gamma-aminobutyraldehyde dehydrogenase → MSTELRRLRNYIDGEFRDAADGRTTEVVNPATGEAYATAPLSGQADVDAAMEAAAAAFPAWRDATPAERQKALLKIADAFEERAEELIAAEVENTGKPIGLTRSEEIPPMVDQIRFFAGAARMLEGRSAGEYMDGMTSIIRREPVGVCAQVAPWNYPMMMAVWKFAPAIAAGNTVVLKPSDTTPASTVLIADILGSVLPKGVFNVVCGDRETGRMMVEHPTPAMASITGSVRAGMSVAESASKDLKRVHLELGGKAPVVVFEDLDSEAIAKAVEDISVAGFFNAGQDCTAATRVLVQESIHDEFVAALAKAASETKTGQPDDEDVLYGPLNNPNQLKQVAGFIERLPAHAKVEAGGHRVGDKGYFYAPTVVSGLKQDDEIVQNEVFGPVITVQSFTDEDQAVEWANGVDFALASSVWTKNHGRAMRMSKKLDFGCVWINTHIVLVAEMPHGGFKKSGYGKDLSAYGFDDYTRIKHVMTSLDA, encoded by the coding sequence GTGAGCACCGAGCTGCGTCGTCTGCGCAACTACATCGACGGTGAGTTCCGGGACGCCGCCGACGGACGGACCACCGAGGTGGTCAACCCCGCCACGGGCGAGGCGTACGCGACCGCGCCGCTGTCCGGGCAGGCCGACGTCGACGCCGCCATGGAGGCCGCCGCGGCCGCCTTCCCGGCCTGGCGCGACGCCACCCCCGCCGAGCGGCAGAAGGCGCTGCTGAAGATCGCCGACGCGTTCGAGGAGCGTGCCGAGGAGCTGATCGCGGCCGAGGTGGAGAACACGGGCAAGCCCATCGGGCTCACCCGCTCCGAGGAGATCCCGCCGATGGTCGACCAGATCCGCTTCTTCGCGGGTGCGGCCCGGATGCTGGAGGGCCGCTCGGCCGGCGAGTACATGGACGGGATGACCTCGATCATCCGCCGCGAGCCGGTCGGCGTCTGCGCCCAGGTGGCCCCCTGGAACTACCCGATGATGATGGCCGTGTGGAAGTTCGCGCCGGCGATCGCGGCCGGCAACACGGTCGTGCTGAAGCCGTCGGACACCACCCCGGCCTCCACCGTCCTGATCGCCGACATCCTCGGCTCGGTCCTGCCCAAGGGCGTCTTCAACGTCGTCTGCGGCGACCGTGAGACCGGCCGCATGATGGTCGAGCACCCGACCCCGGCCATGGCGTCCATCACCGGCTCGGTGCGGGCCGGCATGTCGGTCGCCGAGTCCGCGTCCAAGGACCTCAAGCGGGTCCACCTGGAGCTGGGCGGCAAGGCGCCGGTCGTCGTGTTCGAGGACCTCGACAGCGAGGCCATCGCCAAGGCCGTCGAGGACATCTCGGTCGCCGGCTTCTTCAACGCCGGCCAGGACTGCACGGCCGCCACCCGCGTCCTCGTCCAGGAGTCCATCCACGACGAGTTCGTGGCCGCGCTCGCGAAGGCCGCCTCCGAGACCAAGACCGGGCAGCCGGACGACGAGGACGTGCTGTACGGCCCGCTGAACAACCCCAACCAGCTCAAGCAGGTCGCCGGGTTCATCGAGCGGCTCCCCGCCCACGCCAAGGTCGAGGCGGGCGGTCACCGGGTCGGCGACAAGGGCTACTTCTATGCCCCGACCGTCGTCTCCGGCCTGAAGCAGGACGACGAGATCGTCCAGAACGAGGTCTTCGGACCTGTCATCACCGTCCAGTCCTTCACGGACGAGGACCAGGCCGTCGAGTGGGCCAACGGCGTCGACTTCGCCCTCGCCTCCTCGGTGTGGACCAAGAACCACGGGCGCGCGATGCGCATGTCCAAGAAGCTCGACTTCGGCTGCGTGTGGATCAACACCCATATCGTGCTGGTCGCGGAGATGCCCCACGGCGGCTTCAAGAAGTCCGGCTACGGCAAGGACCTGTCGGCGTACGGGTTCGACGACTACACGCGGATCAAGCATGTGATGACGTCGCTGGACGCGTAG
- a CDS encoding LOG family protein, translating to MHPKPARSGRAVRDQEIESLAEFDAVVAEHGTLARFRVQAVDLTARTAQLLDLDTTQTVFLGCPMEPEAAARVGAAGALVFPPVPGLPFDPYRGFVYTPGELFDSLRAGYEATPDARTYAWFQRTKDDGDVFASMLRAIHDDAVSDALDELLAGARVVGVMGGHAMERGTPAYAGAARLGRELTRAGFTVATGGGPGAMEAANLGAYAAPFADGMLEDALRILAKAPSFRPSVTDWARAAFEVRERWPDGGASVGIPTWFYGHEPPNAFAAHLAKYFANATREDGLLARSNAGVVFLPGAAGTVQEIFDNATPNYYESRGEPTPMVLVDEAHWTRELPTWPLLRSLARGRSMESRIALVDTIEQAPEAIKRLAR from the coding sequence GTGCATCCGAAACCCGCTCGGTCCGGCCGAGCCGTACGCGACCAAGAGATAGAGTCCCTGGCCGAGTTCGACGCGGTCGTCGCCGAGCACGGAACGCTCGCACGGTTCCGTGTACAGGCCGTCGATCTGACCGCCCGCACGGCCCAGTTGCTCGACCTCGACACCACGCAGACCGTCTTCCTCGGCTGCCCCATGGAACCCGAGGCCGCGGCCCGCGTCGGCGCGGCCGGCGCCCTGGTCTTCCCGCCGGTCCCGGGGCTCCCCTTCGACCCGTACCGGGGCTTCGTCTACACGCCCGGCGAGCTGTTCGACTCCCTCCGCGCGGGCTACGAGGCGACACCGGACGCGCGGACCTACGCCTGGTTCCAGCGGACCAAGGACGACGGGGACGTCTTCGCCTCGATGCTGCGCGCGATCCACGACGACGCGGTCTCCGACGCCCTGGACGAACTCCTCGCCGGTGCACGGGTGGTGGGGGTGATGGGCGGCCACGCGATGGAGCGGGGCACCCCCGCCTACGCCGGGGCGGCGCGGCTCGGCCGCGAACTGACGCGCGCCGGGTTCACGGTCGCCACCGGCGGCGGACCGGGCGCGATGGAGGCGGCCAACCTCGGCGCGTACGCCGCGCCGTTCGCGGACGGCATGCTGGAGGACGCGCTCCGGATCCTGGCCAAGGCACCCTCGTTCCGGCCGTCCGTCACCGACTGGGCGCGGGCGGCCTTCGAGGTGCGGGAGCGCTGGCCGGACGGCGGGGCCTCGGTGGGCATCCCGACCTGGTTCTACGGCCACGAGCCGCCGAACGCCTTCGCCGCGCACCTCGCCAAGTACTTCGCCAACGCAACGCGTGAGGACGGCCTGCTGGCCCGCTCCAACGCCGGGGTGGTGTTCCTGCCGGGCGCCGCCGGCACCGTGCAGGAGATCTTCGACAACGCGACGCCGAACTACTACGAGTCACGCGGCGAGCCGACGCCGATGGTGCTCGTCGACGAGGCGCACTGGACAAGGGAGTTGCCCACCTGGCCACTGCTGCGGTCGCTGGCGCGGGGGCGGTCGATGGAGTCCCGTATCGCCCTGGTCGACACGATCGAGCAGGCTCCGGAGGCAATCAAACGTCTCGCTCGCTAA
- a CDS encoding ABC transporter ATP-binding protein, protein MEAPPDNDVLWARSLHFRHPDGSPGIAGVSLGVREAEILAVSGPRGSGKTTLLQCLSGQVRVREGEVWFNSSPVHTLGPMARERLRRDRFGWIDPTPTLVPELNVWENAALPLMLRGTGRRRAKVAALEWLERLDVGEQPRRRPHELTQAERQRVAIARALAPGPTVLFADEPTAPLHRADRAHVLRTLTAAARSHGITVVLATHDAETVALADRTVALLDGRRVKTVHLPDLPEETEGRATCSLSV, encoded by the coding sequence ATGGAGGCCCCGCCGGACAACGACGTGCTCTGGGCACGCTCCCTGCACTTCAGGCACCCCGACGGCTCGCCCGGGATCGCCGGGGTCTCGCTGGGTGTGCGGGAGGCGGAGATCCTCGCCGTCAGCGGCCCGCGCGGCAGCGGCAAGACCACCCTGCTGCAGTGCCTCTCCGGGCAGGTGCGGGTGCGCGAGGGCGAGGTCTGGTTCAACAGCTCGCCGGTGCACACGCTGGGCCCCATGGCCCGGGAACGGCTGCGCCGCGACCGGTTCGGCTGGATCGACCCGACCCCCACGCTGGTACCGGAGCTGAACGTCTGGGAGAACGCCGCGCTCCCCCTGATGCTGCGCGGCACCGGCCGGCGCCGGGCCAAGGTGGCCGCGCTGGAGTGGCTGGAGCGCCTGGACGTCGGCGAGCAGCCCCGCAGGCGCCCGCACGAGCTGACCCAGGCCGAACGCCAGCGCGTCGCCATCGCCCGAGCGCTCGCCCCCGGGCCCACTGTCCTGTTCGCCGACGAGCCGACGGCCCCGCTGCACCGCGCCGACCGCGCGCACGTGCTGCGCACGCTCACCGCGGCGGCCCGCTCGCACGGCATCACCGTCGTCCTGGCCACCCACGACGCCGAGACCGTGGCCCTCGCCGACCGTACGGTCGCGCTGCTGGACGGCCGGCGCGTGAAGACCGTGCATCTGCCGGACCTCCCGGAGGAGACGGAAGGCCGGGCCACGTGCTCGCTCTCCGTCTGA
- a CDS encoding Lrp/AsnC family transcriptional regulator, with amino-acid sequence MHSEAVASRSAEHRDSSRESRRDSPRESRNGTPQLDAVSLAIIQQLQEDGRRPYAAIGKAVGLSEAAVRQRVQKLLDQGVMQIVAVTDPLTVGFRRQAMVGIHVEGDVESIADALTGMSEVEYVVMTAGSFDILAEVVCEDDDHLLGVINQRIRALPGVRSTESFVYLKLKKQTYMWGTR; translated from the coding sequence GTGCACAGTGAGGCCGTGGCCAGTCGAAGCGCAGAGCACAGGGACTCGTCCCGCGAGTCCAGGAGGGACTCGCCTCGCGAGTCCAGGAACGGCACTCCCCAGCTGGACGCCGTCTCCCTCGCCATCATTCAGCAGCTCCAGGAGGACGGCCGGCGGCCGTACGCCGCCATCGGCAAGGCCGTCGGGCTCTCCGAGGCGGCCGTGCGCCAGCGGGTGCAGAAGCTGCTGGACCAGGGCGTGATGCAGATCGTCGCCGTCACGGACCCGCTCACCGTGGGCTTCCGCCGGCAGGCGATGGTCGGGATCCACGTCGAGGGCGATGTCGAGTCGATCGCGGACGCGCTGACCGGCATGTCGGAGGTCGAGTACGTGGTGATGACCGCGGGCTCGTTCGACATCCTCGCCGAGGTCGTCTGCGAGGACGACGACCACCTGCTGGGCGTCATCAACCAACGCATCCGGGCCCTGCCCGGAGTGCGCTCCACCGAGAGCTTCGTCTATCTCAAGCTCAAGAAGCAGACCTACATGTGGGGAACCCGATAA
- a CDS encoding VOC family protein — MYQQMIFVNLATDDVEASKRFFTALGYTINPQFSTDECACVVISDTIVVMLLGKRHYATFTKKEIADPAKSSEVLLCLSAESREKVDELVDRAIAAGGTASGETQDHGFMYGRAFDDLDGHTWEIMWMDPAAVQG; from the coding sequence ATGTACCAGCAGATGATCTTCGTGAACCTGGCCACCGACGACGTCGAGGCGTCGAAGAGGTTCTTCACCGCCCTCGGCTACACGATCAACCCCCAGTTCAGCACCGACGAGTGCGCCTGTGTCGTGATCAGCGACACCATCGTCGTGATGCTGCTCGGCAAGCGGCACTACGCCACCTTCACGAAGAAGGAGATCGCCGACCCGGCGAAGTCCAGCGAGGTGCTGCTGTGCCTGAGCGCCGAGAGCCGGGAGAAGGTGGACGAGCTGGTGGACCGGGCGATCGCGGCCGGTGGCACGGCGAGCGGTGAGACCCAGGACCACGGTTTCATGTACGGACGGGCCTTCGACGACCTCGACGGCCACACCTGGGAGATCATGTGGATGGACCCGGCGGCGGTTCAGGGCTGA
- a CDS encoding LAETG motif-containing sortase-dependent surface protein, whose translation MSITRRNARRSVRILGVASATAALAIGVAGTASACNIRDFKAEASCAGDKGQIVVTDIDGSSTPATITVFEKTAAGNETQVAQKEGVKGSREGTRITFDVDWKASTAYRIHVKTDRFNVDNDISPELTTSSTACKKEESPTTSPTEDTKPTTPAPSASASVSDSSESPAPAESESSSAAPAGAASNAPSPAVGDSNLAETGANSNTGMIAGVAGALVVVGGGAVFFGMRRRGAKSAG comes from the coding sequence GTGTCCATAACTCGTCGTAACGCGCGCCGTTCCGTGCGCATTCTCGGTGTTGCCTCCGCTACGGCCGCGCTGGCGATCGGTGTCGCCGGCACCGCTTCCGCGTGCAACATCCGCGACTTCAAGGCCGAGGCCAGCTGCGCCGGTGACAAGGGCCAGATCGTGGTCACGGACATCGACGGCTCCAGCACTCCCGCCACCATCACGGTGTTCGAGAAGACCGCTGCCGGCAATGAGACGCAGGTCGCTCAGAAGGAAGGCGTCAAGGGATCCCGCGAGGGCACCCGGATCACCTTCGACGTGGACTGGAAGGCGAGCACCGCCTACCGCATCCACGTCAAGACCGACCGCTTCAACGTCGACAACGACATCAGCCCCGAGCTGACGACCTCGTCGACGGCCTGCAAGAAGGAGGAGTCCCCGACGACTTCTCCCACTGAGGACACGAAGCCGACCACCCCGGCTCCCTCGGCCTCCGCCAGCGTTTCCGACTCCTCGGAGTCCCCGGCCCCGGCGGAGTCCGAGAGCAGCAGCGCCGCCCCGGCGGGTGCCGCGAGCAACGCGCCGTCCCCGGCGGTCGGTGACTCGAACCTCGCCGAGACCGGTGCCAACTCCAACACCGGCATGATCGCCGGTGTCGCGGGTGCGCTCGTCGTCGTCGGTGGTGGCGCCGTGTTCTTCGGCATGCGCCGCCGTGGCGCGAAGAGCGCCGGCTGA